The Synergistaceae bacterium genome contains a region encoding:
- the cadA gene encoding cadmium-translocating P-type ATPase, whose product MNEHASKLLRIIAACVVLACGLLFPQWKLYLFLSAYVIAGYDVLLEALEGIRKREIFDECFLMAIATIGALVLGEYLEACAVMILYQTGELFQDYASDRSRKSITALMDIRPDYANVEHEGRVERAEPKDVPAGSVILVKPGEKIPIDGVIVEGHSAVDARALTGESVPVDKAEGDEVLSGCVNMTGVLRVRTTRDFQDSAVSKILDLVENAESRKAKAENFITRFAKVYTPAVCASALLLVIVPSLFSPKDFTLWLYRALTFLVISCPCALVIGIPLTFFAALGGAGRAGILVKGSNFLEGLAKTSCVVFDKTGTLTRGVFEVVAVHPDIRSEEELLHLAAHVERYSVHPAADALRRAYPNESDSCVVEEAEELAGLGVRARVNGETVCVGNSKLMEKAGAEWHPCSRSSGTVIHVAIDGVYAGHVVISDVVKDSSREAVNALRAEGITRIAMLTGDTKASAEAAGSAVGIDEVYAELLPADKVAHVEAMGNDVVFVGDGINDAPVLARAGVGVAMGALGSDAAIEAADVVLMNDDPLKVAEAVRISRKCMRIVRENIAFTVGVKVLCMVLGALGMAGMWAAVFADVGVMVLAVMNALRAMLQS is encoded by the coding sequence ATGAATGAACATGCGAGCAAGCTGCTCAGAATCATTGCGGCGTGCGTGGTCTTGGCCTGCGGCTTGCTTTTTCCGCAGTGGAAGCTGTACCTGTTCCTGAGTGCGTACGTTATCGCGGGGTATGACGTTCTGCTCGAGGCTCTGGAGGGCATACGCAAGCGCGAAATCTTCGACGAATGCTTCCTGATGGCGATCGCTACGATAGGCGCGCTTGTGCTCGGCGAATACCTTGAAGCCTGCGCAGTAATGATACTCTACCAGACCGGCGAACTCTTCCAGGACTACGCTTCTGACAGGAGCAGGAAGAGCATCACCGCACTGATGGACATACGCCCCGACTACGCGAACGTCGAGCATGAAGGCCGCGTTGAACGCGCTGAGCCTAAAGATGTTCCGGCGGGAAGCGTAATTCTGGTGAAGCCTGGCGAGAAGATTCCGATTGACGGTGTGATAGTTGAGGGACATTCTGCGGTTGACGCGCGGGCATTAACGGGAGAGAGCGTCCCTGTCGACAAAGCAGAGGGCGACGAAGTCTTGAGCGGCTGTGTGAACATGACCGGCGTTCTAAGGGTACGGACAACGAGAGACTTTCAGGACTCCGCTGTCTCGAAGATACTTGACCTCGTGGAGAACGCAGAGTCCCGCAAAGCTAAGGCCGAGAACTTCATCACGCGTTTCGCCAAAGTCTACACTCCTGCTGTGTGCGCGTCTGCCCTGCTGCTCGTAATCGTGCCCTCACTCTTCAGCCCTAAGGACTTCACGCTGTGGCTGTACAGGGCATTGACGTTCCTCGTGATTTCGTGCCCGTGTGCTCTGGTGATAGGGATTCCTCTGACGTTCTTCGCGGCACTCGGCGGAGCAGGAAGAGCGGGGATTCTCGTGAAGGGCTCAAACTTCCTCGAGGGGCTGGCTAAGACTTCATGCGTAGTGTTCGACAAGACGGGGACGCTGACGCGCGGGGTGTTCGAGGTTGTTGCTGTCCACCCGGACATCAGGAGCGAAGAAGAACTCCTGCACTTGGCGGCACACGTGGAGAGGTACTCGGTTCACCCTGCGGCGGATGCTCTGAGACGTGCTTACCCGAACGAGTCGGACTCGTGCGTCGTTGAGGAGGCAGAAGAGCTTGCGGGCTTAGGAGTACGTGCGCGCGTGAACGGCGAGACTGTCTGCGTCGGGAACTCGAAGCTGATGGAGAAAGCCGGTGCAGAGTGGCATCCGTGCTCGAGGTCTTCAGGGACTGTAATTCATGTCGCGATTGACGGGGTCTACGCCGGGCACGTGGTAATCTCCGACGTTGTGAAAGATTCCTCGCGCGAAGCTGTGAACGCACTCAGGGCAGAGGGCATCACGCGAATCGCAATGCTGACCGGCGACACGAAGGCGAGTGCTGAGGCAGCAGGTTCGGCTGTAGGGATTGACGAGGTTTATGCGGAGCTGCTTCCTGCGGACAAAGTAGCACACGTCGAAGCTATGGGGAACGATGTCGTGTTTGTCGGCGACGGGATTAATGATGCTCCTGTTCTTGCGCGGGCTGGTGTCGGTGTTGCGATGGGAGCTCTGGGGAGTGATGCGGCGATTGAGGCGGCTGATGTCGTGCTCATGAACGATGACCCGCTGAAGGTTGCGGAGGCGGTCAGGATTTCGCGGAAATGTATGCGCATCGTCAGAGAGAACATAGCGTTCACGGTCGGCGTGAAGGTTCTGTGCATGGTGCTCGGAGCTCTCGGAATGGCCGGAATGTGGGCGGCAGTCTTCGCGGATGTCGGAGTGATGGTGCTTGCGGTGATGAATGCCCTGCGGGCTATGCTACAATCTTGA